In Mycobacterium stomatepiae, the following are encoded in one genomic region:
- a CDS encoding sulfate ABC transporter substrate-binding protein, giving the protein MDSVSASRWRPFGALALISVVVAACSPGPSDAVGGGGLSNAHTTITLVAYSVPEPGWSKVIPAFNGSEEGKSVQVITSYGASGDQSRGVADGKPADLVNFSVEPDITRLVKAGKVSKDWNTDATKGIPFGSVVSLVVRKGNPKNIRDWDDLLRPGVEVITPSPLSSGSAKWNLLAPYAAKSDGGRNSQAGIDFISQLVHEHVKLRPGSGREATDVFIQGSGDVLISYENEAIVAERAGKPVEHVNPSQTFKIENPVAVVTTSAHLDAATAFKNFQYTAAAQRVWAQTGFRPVDPAVAAEFRNQFPVPAKLWTIADLGGWATVDPQLFDKNNGSITKIYTKATG; this is encoded by the coding sequence ATGGACAGCGTCAGCGCATCGCGCTGGCGACCTTTCGGCGCGCTCGCACTGATCTCGGTTGTCGTCGCGGCGTGTAGCCCCGGTCCCAGCGACGCGGTGGGCGGCGGTGGCCTGTCCAATGCGCATACGACGATCACCCTGGTCGCTTATTCGGTCCCAGAACCGGGGTGGAGCAAGGTGATTCCCGCGTTCAATGGTTCGGAAGAGGGCAAGAGCGTGCAGGTGATCACGTCGTACGGAGCCTCCGGCGACCAATCCCGCGGCGTGGCCGACGGCAAGCCGGCCGACCTGGTCAACTTCTCGGTGGAACCCGACATCACCCGCTTGGTCAAGGCGGGCAAGGTCTCCAAGGATTGGAATACCGATGCGACCAAGGGCATCCCGTTCGGGTCGGTGGTGTCGTTGGTGGTGCGCAAGGGCAATCCGAAGAACATTCGGGATTGGGACGACCTGCTGCGACCCGGCGTGGAGGTCATCACACCCAGCCCGTTGAGTTCGGGTTCGGCGAAGTGGAACCTGCTGGCGCCCTACGCCGCAAAGAGCGATGGCGGCAGGAACAGCCAGGCCGGCATCGACTTCATCAGCCAGTTGGTGCATGAACATGTCAAATTGCGCCCCGGCTCGGGACGCGAAGCCACCGATGTTTTCATCCAGGGCAGCGGCGACGTGCTGATCAGTTACGAGAACGAGGCCATCGTCGCGGAACGGGCCGGCAAACCGGTCGAACACGTCAACCCGAGCCAGACCTTCAAGATCGAGAATCCGGTGGCGGTGGTGACGACCAGCGCGCACCTGGACGCCGCGACCGCGTTCAAGAACTTCCAATACACCGCCGCGGCGCAGAGGGTATGGGCGCAGACCGGTTTCCGGCCGGTCGATCCCGCGGTCGCCGCCGAGTTCCGGAACCAGTTCCCGGTTCCGGCGAAACTCTGGACCATCGCCGACCTGGGCGGCTGGGCCACGGTGGATCCGCAGTTGTTCGACAAGAACAACGGCAGCATCACCAAGATCTACACGAAGGCCACCGGATGA
- the cysT gene encoding sulfate ABC transporter permease subunit CysT, translating to MTAAILPDPEAIRAQPDEPEGNGPRRPVDSFVRPGTTSLRVGVATVWLSVIVLLPLAAIAWQAAGGGWHAFWLAVTSHAAVDSFRVTLTISLGVTVVNVVFGLLIAWILVRDDFFGKRLVDTVIDLPFALPTIVASLVMLALYGNHSPVGLHLQHTAWGVAVALAFVTLPFVVRAVQPVLLEIDRETEEAAASLGASGPKIFTSVILPSLLPSLLSGAGLAFSRAIGEFGSVVLIGGAVPGKTEVSSQWIRTLIENDDRTGAAAISIVLLLISFVLLFILRLVGARAARREESS from the coding sequence ATGACGGCGGCGATCCTCCCGGATCCCGAAGCGATCCGGGCCCAGCCCGACGAGCCCGAGGGCAACGGACCGCGCCGGCCGGTGGATTCCTTCGTCCGGCCGGGCACCACCTCGCTGCGGGTCGGGGTGGCGACGGTATGGCTCTCGGTGATCGTGCTGCTCCCGCTGGCCGCAATCGCTTGGCAGGCCGCCGGTGGTGGCTGGCACGCCTTCTGGCTGGCGGTCACCTCGCACGCGGCAGTGGATTCGTTTCGGGTGACCCTGACCATCAGTCTCGGTGTCACGGTGGTCAACGTCGTGTTCGGTCTGTTGATCGCCTGGATTCTGGTGCGCGACGACTTCTTCGGTAAACGACTTGTCGATACGGTCATCGACTTGCCGTTCGCGCTGCCCACAATCGTGGCCAGCCTGGTGATGCTGGCCCTCTACGGGAACCACAGCCCCGTGGGCTTGCACCTGCAGCACACCGCGTGGGGTGTGGCGGTGGCGCTGGCGTTCGTGACGTTGCCCTTCGTGGTGCGCGCGGTTCAGCCGGTGCTGCTGGAAATCGACCGTGAGACCGAAGAGGCGGCGGCGTCGCTGGGCGCCAGTGGCCCGAAGATCTTCACCTCCGTCATCCTGCCGTCGCTGCTGCCGTCTCTGTTGTCCGGCGCCGGCCTGGCATTTTCGCGGGCGATCGGCGAGTTCGGTTCGGTGGTGCTGATCGGTGGGGCCGTCCCCGGCAAGACCGAAGTCTCGTCGCAGTGGATCCGGACCTTGATCGAGAACGACGACCGAACCGGCGCCGCGGCGATATCGATTGTGTTGTTGCTGATTTCGTTCGTCCTGCTCTTCATTTTGCGGCTGGTGGGTGCCCGGGCCGCGCGACGAGAGGAGAGCTCGTGA
- the cysW gene encoding sulfate ABC transporter permease subunit CysW yields MTSSPWVRYLTRYLGLSYLFVLLIVPVSVILWRTFEPGLGQFYDWVSTPAAQSALDLSLLVVAIVVPLNVVFGIPTALVLARNKFRGKGALQAVIDLPFAVSPVIVGVALILLWGSAGAFGFFERDFGLKIIFGLPGIVLASIFVTLPFVVREVEPVLHELGTDQEQAAATLGSSWWQTFWRITLPSIRWGLTYGIMLTIARTLGEFGAVTIVSSNLPGKSQTLTPLVSDRYNRGAEYGAYALSTLLMGVAVAVLIVQVILDVRRARANKVA; encoded by the coding sequence GTGACGTCGTCACCGTGGGTTCGTTACCTCACTCGCTATCTTGGCCTGTCGTACCTCTTTGTGCTGCTGATCGTTCCGGTTTCCGTGATCCTCTGGCGGACCTTCGAGCCGGGATTGGGTCAGTTCTACGACTGGGTGAGTACGCCGGCAGCGCAATCGGCGCTGGACTTGTCGCTGCTGGTGGTGGCGATCGTGGTGCCGCTCAACGTGGTCTTCGGCATCCCCACTGCATTGGTGCTGGCGCGCAACAAGTTTCGTGGCAAGGGGGCGTTGCAGGCCGTCATCGACCTGCCCTTCGCTGTCTCGCCGGTCATCGTCGGCGTCGCGCTGATCCTGTTGTGGGGATCGGCGGGTGCGTTCGGATTTTTCGAGCGAGACTTCGGGTTGAAGATCATCTTCGGCCTGCCGGGTATCGTCCTCGCCAGTATTTTCGTCACGCTGCCGTTCGTGGTCCGTGAAGTCGAGCCGGTGCTACACGAGTTGGGCACCGACCAGGAGCAGGCGGCCGCGACACTGGGTTCTAGTTGGTGGCAGACCTTTTGGCGGATCACACTGCCGTCTATCCGGTGGGGCCTGACCTACGGCATCATGCTGACCATCGCCCGTACCCTCGGCGAATTCGGCGCGGTGACCATCGTGTCGTCCAACCTTCCGGGGAAGTCGCAGACACTGACGCCGCTGGTCTCGGACCGATACAACCGGGGCGCCGAGTACGGCGCCTACGCGCTATCCACACTGCTGATGGGAGTCGCGGTGGCGGTTCTGATCGTCCAGGTGATTCTCGACGTTCGCCGAGCACGGGCGAATAAGGTTGCTTGA
- a CDS encoding sulfate/molybdate ABC transporter ATP-binding protein — MTAIKTDNAIIVRDANKRYNDFVALDHVDFVVPTGSLTALLGPSGSGKSTLLRTIAGLDQPDTGTVTINGIDVTRVPPQRRGIGFVFQHYAAFKHMTVRDNVAYGLKIRKRPKAEVKEKVDNLLEVVGLSGFQGRYPNQLSGGQRQRMALARALAVDPQVLLLDEPFGALDAKVREDLRAWLRRLHDEVHVTTVLVTHDQAEALDVADRIAVLNKGRIEQVGSPTEVYDAPANAFVMSFLGAVSTLNGSLVRPHDIRVGRNPEMAIAGGDSAAESIGVVRATVDRVVALGFEVRVELTSAATGGSFTAQITRGDAEALALKDGDTVYVRATRVPSTITDAAPSGSADEDQSTLTSA; from the coding sequence ATGACCGCCATCAAGACAGACAACGCGATCATCGTTCGCGACGCCAACAAGCGCTACAACGACTTCGTGGCCTTGGATCATGTGGACTTCGTGGTTCCCACTGGGTCGCTGACCGCATTGCTCGGCCCTAGCGGTTCGGGTAAGTCGACCCTGCTGCGCACCATCGCCGGTCTCGACCAGCCGGACACCGGGACCGTGACGATCAACGGAATCGACGTCACCCGGGTTCCGCCGCAGCGGCGCGGCATCGGCTTCGTGTTTCAGCACTACGCCGCGTTCAAGCACATGACGGTCCGCGACAATGTCGCGTACGGATTGAAGATCCGCAAGCGACCCAAGGCCGAGGTCAAGGAGAAGGTCGACAACCTGCTAGAAGTGGTGGGGCTCAGCGGATTTCAAGGTCGCTACCCAAACCAGCTCTCCGGCGGTCAGCGCCAGCGGATGGCCCTGGCGCGAGCGCTGGCTGTCGACCCACAGGTGCTGCTGCTCGACGAGCCGTTCGGCGCGCTGGACGCCAAGGTTCGCGAGGATCTGCGGGCCTGGCTGCGCCGTCTGCACGACGAGGTCCATGTCACCACGGTGCTGGTCACCCACGATCAGGCCGAGGCGCTGGATGTGGCCGATCGGATCGCGGTGCTCAACAAGGGCCGCATCGAGCAGGTCGGGTCCCCGACCGAGGTGTACGACGCGCCCGCGAACGCGTTCGTGATGTCGTTCCTGGGTGCGGTCTCGACACTGAACGGCAGTTTGGTTCGCCCGCACGACATTCGGGTCGGCCGCAATCCCGAGATGGCGATCGCCGGCGGAGACAGCGCCGCCGAGTCCATCGGGGTGGTCCGGGCTACCGTCGACCGGGTGGTGGCACTTGGTTTCGAGGTGCGCGTCGAATTGACCAGCGCGGCCACCGGTGGCAGTTTCACCGCCCAAATCACCCGGGGCGACGCCGAGGCGCTGGCCCTGAAGGACGGGGACACCGTCTACGTGCGCGCGACCCGCGTGCCGTCCACGATCACCGATGCCGCGCCGTCCGGCAGCGCCGACGAGGACCAGAGCACGTTGACGTCGGCCTGA
- a CDS encoding sirohydrochlorin chelatase gives MQSEAIRRGGAIQPQLVLTAHGSKDPRSVANTQAVADRLTVMRPNLDVRLAFLEHSSPSLTDVLTSLDGPAVVTPLLLANAYHARVDMPAQIASCVTNQHISQAPVLGEDDRLVSVLRRRVTELGVSRLDDSVGVLIVAIGTSDPAVNERTGRVAPKLLAGTGWAGATTAFATHQERSLSEALGRLRRQRARRVIIAPWFLAPGLLPDRVQRFAAKAGIEMAAPLGAHRLVAETVLDRFATTAAEQIAA, from the coding sequence ATGCAGAGCGAAGCGATACGGAGGGGCGGCGCCATCCAGCCTCAGCTCGTGCTGACAGCACATGGAAGCAAGGATCCACGGTCGGTGGCCAATACGCAGGCCGTCGCCGACCGGCTGACGGTCATGCGGCCGAATCTCGATGTGCGACTGGCATTCCTGGAACACAGTTCACCGAGCCTGACCGACGTGCTCACGTCGCTGGATGGCCCAGCGGTGGTCACTCCGCTACTGTTGGCCAACGCCTACCACGCTCGGGTGGACATGCCTGCCCAGATCGCCAGTTGCGTTACGAACCAACACATATCGCAGGCTCCGGTGCTCGGCGAGGACGACCGGCTGGTGTCGGTGCTGCGCCGGCGCGTGACGGAGTTGGGAGTCTCGCGCCTCGACGATAGTGTCGGTGTCCTCATAGTGGCGATCGGCACGTCCGACCCGGCGGTGAACGAGCGCACGGGCCGGGTCGCTCCAAAGCTGTTGGCGGGCACGGGTTGGGCGGGCGCAACCACCGCTTTCGCCACCCACCAGGAACGCTCGCTGTCCGAAGCCCTGGGCAGGCTGCGCCGCCAGCGTGCCCGCCGGGTAATCATCGCGCCGTGGTTCTTGGCGCCGGGACTGCTCCCCGACCGGGTGCAAAGATTCGCCGCGAAGGCCGGCATCGAGATGGCGGCCCCGCTGGGTGCTCACCGTTTGGTGGCCGAGACCGTGCTGGATCGCTTCGCCACGACGGCCGCCGAGCAGATTGCGGCCTAA
- a CDS encoding phosphoadenylyl-sulfate reductase: MSSDVADPAYAALRELAARGAAELEGASATELLRWTDENFGGINGPRGWATCNYIVASNMQDAVLVDMASKVRPGVPVLFLDTGYHFVETVGTRDAVESVYDVRVLNVTPEHTVAEQDELKGKDLFARDPGECCRLRKVVPLSKALSGYSAWVTGIRRVEAPTRANAPLISFDEAFKLVKINPLAAWTDDDMQNYIDEHDVLVNPLVYEGYPSIGCAPCTAKPEEGADPRSGRWQGQAKTECGLHAS; the protein is encoded by the coding sequence ATGAGCAGCGATGTGGCCGATCCGGCCTACGCCGCCCTGCGTGAGCTCGCCGCCCGAGGCGCGGCCGAATTGGAGGGCGCCAGCGCGACCGAGCTGCTGCGCTGGACCGACGAGAACTTCGGCGGTATCAACGGGCCACGCGGCTGGGCGACGTGCAATTACATCGTCGCCTCCAACATGCAGGACGCCGTGCTGGTGGATATGGCGTCCAAGGTGCGCCCCGGCGTACCGGTGCTGTTCCTGGACACCGGCTATCACTTCGTCGAAACGGTCGGCACTCGCGACGCGGTCGAATCCGTCTACGACGTACGGGTTCTCAACGTCACGCCGGAACACACAGTTGCCGAGCAAGACGAACTCAAGGGCAAGGACCTGTTCGCACGAGACCCCGGCGAATGCTGCCGGCTGCGCAAGGTCGTCCCGCTGAGCAAGGCGCTCAGCGGCTACTCCGCCTGGGTGACCGGGATACGCCGGGTCGAGGCACCGACCCGCGCCAACGCGCCGCTGATCAGTTTCGACGAGGCGTTCAAACTGGTGAAGATCAACCCGCTGGCGGCATGGACCGACGACGACATGCAGAACTACATCGACGAGCACGATGTCCTGGTCAATCCGCTTGTCTACGAAGGATATCCGTCGATTGGCTGCGCCCCCTGCACGGCCAAGCCCGAGGAGGGTGCCGACCCGCGCAGCGGGCGTTGGCAGGGGCAGGCAAAAACCGAATGCGGGTTGCACGCGTCGTGA
- a CDS encoding nitrite/sulfite reductase yields the protein MTTARPAAPDKKTRSEGQWALGDREPLNPNEEFKQAGPPLEVRERIENVYAKEGFDSIEKNDLRGRMRWWGLYTQREQGYDGSFTGDDNADLLEAKYFMMRVRCDGGALSAAALRTVGQISTEFARDTADISDRENVQYHWIRVEDVPEIWRRLAEVGLQTAEACGDCPRVILGSPLAGESLDEVLDPTWAIDEIVRRYIGDPAFADLPRKHKTAISGLQDVVHEVNDIAFIGVNHPEHGPGLDLWVGGGLSTNPMLGQRVGAWVPLEEVPEVWHAVTSIFRDYGYRRLRAKARLKFLIKDWGIEKFREVLETEYLKRPLIDGPAPEPVKHPIDHVGVQRLKNGLNAVGVAAIAGRVSGTILTAVADLAEQAGSDRIRFTPYQKLVILDIPDDKLDDLIAGLEALGLQSQPSHWRRNLMACTGIEYCKLSFAETRVKAQTLVPELEARLEDINSRLNVPITVNINGCPNSCARIQVADIGFKGQMVDDGDGNSVEGFQVHLGGSLGLDSGFGRKLRQHKVTSDELGDYIDRVVRNFLKHRSDGERFAQWALRAEEGDLR from the coding sequence ATGACCACAGCCCGTCCCGCTGCGCCCGACAAAAAGACTCGAAGCGAGGGCCAGTGGGCGCTGGGGGATCGAGAGCCGCTCAACCCCAACGAGGAGTTCAAGCAGGCCGGCCCCCCGCTTGAGGTGCGGGAACGCATCGAAAACGTCTACGCCAAAGAGGGCTTCGACAGCATCGAGAAGAACGATCTACGCGGCCGGATGCGTTGGTGGGGTCTATACACCCAGCGCGAGCAGGGCTACGACGGCTCGTTCACCGGCGACGACAATGCCGATTTGCTGGAAGCCAAATACTTCATGATGCGGGTGCGCTGCGACGGCGGCGCGCTGTCGGCGGCGGCACTGCGCACCGTGGGCCAGATCTCCACCGAATTCGCCCGCGACACCGCCGACATCTCCGATCGAGAGAACGTGCAGTACCACTGGATACGGGTGGAGGACGTCCCCGAGATCTGGCGTCGGCTTGCCGAGGTCGGACTGCAGACCGCCGAGGCGTGCGGGGATTGCCCGCGCGTCATCCTGGGGTCACCGTTGGCCGGTGAGTCGCTCGACGAGGTGCTCGACCCGACCTGGGCGATCGACGAGATCGTGCGCCGCTACATCGGCGACCCCGCCTTCGCCGACCTGCCTCGCAAGCACAAGACCGCGATCTCGGGACTGCAAGATGTGGTGCACGAGGTCAACGACATCGCATTCATCGGTGTCAACCACCCCGAGCACGGCCCCGGCCTCGACCTCTGGGTCGGTGGCGGACTCTCCACCAACCCCATGCTCGGCCAGCGGGTCGGCGCCTGGGTCCCGCTCGAAGAGGTGCCCGAGGTATGGCACGCGGTGACGTCGATCTTCCGCGACTACGGCTACCGGCGACTGCGGGCCAAGGCGCGGCTGAAGTTCCTGATCAAGGACTGGGGCATCGAGAAGTTCCGGGAAGTTCTGGAAACCGAGTACCTGAAGCGTCCGCTGATCGACGGCCCGGCGCCCGAGCCGGTCAAGCATCCGATCGACCACGTCGGCGTTCAGCGGCTCAAGAACGGGCTCAACGCGGTCGGGGTCGCCGCGATCGCGGGACGCGTGTCCGGCACCATCCTCACCGCGGTGGCCGACCTCGCCGAGCAGGCCGGCTCCGACCGGATCCGGTTCACGCCCTACCAGAAGCTGGTCATCCTCGACATTCCCGACGACAAGCTCGACGATTTGATCGCCGGCTTGGAGGCACTCGGATTGCAGTCACAGCCGTCGCACTGGCGCCGAAACCTGATGGCGTGCACGGGGATTGAGTACTGCAAGTTGTCCTTCGCCGAAACCCGGGTCAAGGCACAGACGTTGGTGCCCGAGCTGGAAGCCCGGCTCGAAGACATCAACTCGCGACTCAATGTTCCGATCACCGTCAACATCAACGGCTGCCCCAACTCGTGTGCGCGCATTCAGGTCGCCGACATCGGCTTCAAGGGCCAGATGGTGGACGACGGCGACGGGAACTCTGTCGAGGGCTTCCAGGTGCATCTGGGCGGCAGCCTCGGCCTCGACAGCGGATTCGGCCGAAAACTGCGCCAGCACAAGGTCACCAGCGACGAGCTGGGCGACTACATCGATCGAGTGGTGCGCAACTTCCTCAAGCACCGCAGCGACGGGGAGCGGTTCGCGCAATGGGCACTTCGCGCCGAGGAGGGCGATCTGCGATGA
- a CDS encoding Ms4527A family Cys-rich leader peptide — MARRYPWQNGAVTVAQPSLRIALVARRHIDLKRVCSCSCPA, encoded by the coding sequence ATGGCTCGTCGTTATCCGTGGCAGAATGGGGCCGTGACCGTCGCCCAGCCCAGCTTGCGCATTGCGTTAGTGGCGCGGCGGCACATCGATCTCAAGCGTGTCTGCAGCTGTAGCTGTCCGGCTTGA
- the hemW gene encoding radical SAM family heme chaperone HemW, which yields MALRAAAVELPGMQRSPEQSFGVYVHVPFCITRCGYCDFNTYTPAELGGVNPDGWLEALRTELALAAARLDAPTVNTVFVGGGTPSLLGPARIVALLDMVREHFVLAPDAEITTEANPESAWPDFFEAARAAGYTRVSLGMQSVSPFVLGVLDRIHTPNRSAAAAREALEAGFEHVSLDLIYGTPVETDDELLRSVDTAIATGVDHVSAYALVVEEGTALARRVRSGELAAPDDDVLAHRYELLDERLSAAGFDWYEVSNWSRLGGECRHNLGYWDGGQWWGAGPGAHGYVGATRWWNVKHPNSYAEALAGSVLPVAGFEQLDAEALHTEDVLLKTRLRQGLPLEVLDADERERAKTVVADGLLVADADRLVLTPRGRLLADAAVRTLLG from the coding sequence ATGGCCCTTCGCGCGGCAGCGGTTGAGTTGCCCGGGATGCAGCGCAGTCCCGAACAGTCGTTCGGGGTGTACGTCCATGTCCCTTTCTGCATAACCCGTTGCGGCTATTGCGATTTCAATACCTACACACCCGCCGAGTTGGGCGGCGTCAACCCGGACGGGTGGCTGGAGGCGCTGCGCACCGAGCTGGCGCTGGCCGCCGCACGACTCGATGCGCCGACGGTGAACACGGTGTTCGTCGGGGGTGGGACGCCGTCGCTGCTGGGCCCGGCGCGCATCGTCGCGCTGCTGGACATGGTGCGCGAGCACTTCGTCCTGGCGCCGGATGCCGAGATCACCACCGAGGCCAACCCGGAGTCCGCCTGGCCGGACTTCTTCGAGGCTGCCCGGGCGGCCGGATACACCCGGGTGTCCCTCGGCATGCAGTCGGTGTCCCCGTTCGTGCTGGGTGTGCTCGACCGGATTCACACGCCGAACCGGTCGGCGGCGGCCGCCCGCGAGGCGTTGGAGGCGGGCTTCGAACACGTCAGCCTCGACCTGATCTATGGAACGCCGGTCGAGACCGACGACGAGCTGCTGCGCTCGGTCGACACGGCGATCGCGACCGGCGTCGACCATGTGTCCGCCTATGCGCTGGTCGTCGAGGAGGGAACCGCGTTGGCGCGCAGGGTTCGCAGCGGCGAGCTGGCGGCACCGGACGACGACGTGTTGGCCCACCGCTACGAGCTGCTGGACGAGCGCCTGTCCGCGGCCGGCTTCGATTGGTATGAGGTGTCCAACTGGTCGCGGCTGGGCGGGGAGTGCCGGCACAACCTCGGCTACTGGGACGGTGGTCAGTGGTGGGGTGCGGGACCGGGTGCACACGGATACGTGGGCGCAACGCGGTGGTGGAATGTCAAGCACCCCAACAGTTACGCGGAGGCGCTGGCCGGTTCGGTGTTACCGGTGGCGGGCTTCGAGCAGCTCGACGCCGAGGCGTTACATACCGAGGATGTGCTGCTGAAAACCCGTCTGCGCCAAGGCCTCCCGTTGGAAGTGCTAGACGCTGACGAGCGGGAACGAGCCAAAACCGTTGTTGCCGATGGCTTGCTGGTAGCTGACGCCGACCGGCTGGTCCTCACGCCGCGCGGCCGGTTGCTGGCCGACGCGGCCGTGCGGACGCTGCTGGGATGA
- a CDS encoding sodium-dependent bicarbonate transport family permease, with protein sequence MLQEFWHNFTHNLFKPLLLFFYFGFLIPILKVRFEFPYVIYQGLTMYLLLAIGWHGGEELAEVNASSIGAIIGFMVLGFVLNFVIGIIAYYLLGWVTKLRRIDRATIAGYYGSDSAGTFATCVAVLAAVNIAFNAYMPVMLAVMEIPGCLVALYLVAHLRHRGIDSAGNMADEPGYTPVKVGVGPGTAARPPQGQSLETERALGIEEELELSLEKGERTVELDVSPSAQLTKKKPSLFSRELFQEVFLNPGLVLLIGGIVIGLISGLQGQKVVQDDDKFFVMAFQGVLCLFLLEMGMTASRKLKDLRTAGPGFIFFAVLAPNVFATLGIFVACAYASVTHTDFKTGTYVLFAVLCGAASYIAVPAVQRLAIPEASPTLPLAASLGLTLSYNVTIGIPLYIEIARVIEQWFGV encoded by the coding sequence ATGCTGCAAGAGTTCTGGCATAACTTCACGCATAACCTGTTCAAGCCGCTGCTGCTTTTCTTCTACTTCGGATTCCTGATTCCGATCTTGAAGGTCCGGTTCGAGTTCCCTTATGTGATCTATCAAGGCCTCACCATGTACCTGCTGTTGGCTATCGGCTGGCACGGTGGTGAGGAACTCGCCGAGGTCAATGCCTCCAGCATCGGGGCGATCATCGGATTCATGGTGCTGGGCTTCGTGCTGAACTTCGTGATCGGCATCATCGCCTACTACCTGCTCGGTTGGGTTACCAAATTGCGCAGAATCGACCGGGCAACCATCGCCGGTTATTACGGGTCGGACTCGGCTGGAACGTTCGCCACCTGCGTGGCGGTCCTTGCCGCAGTGAACATCGCCTTCAACGCTTACATGCCGGTGATGCTGGCCGTCATGGAGATTCCCGGCTGCCTGGTGGCGCTCTATCTGGTGGCCCACCTGCGACACCGGGGAATCGACTCGGCGGGCAACATGGCCGACGAGCCGGGCTACACGCCGGTCAAGGTCGGCGTCGGTCCGGGCACCGCAGCCCGGCCCCCGCAGGGCCAGAGCCTGGAGACCGAGCGCGCATTGGGGATCGAGGAGGAACTCGAGCTTTCGCTGGAAAAGGGCGAGCGCACAGTGGAACTCGACGTCAGCCCGAGTGCCCAACTCACCAAGAAAAAGCCGTCCCTGTTCTCCCGCGAGCTGTTCCAGGAGGTCTTCCTTAACCCCGGGTTGGTGCTGCTGATCGGCGGGATCGTAATCGGCCTGATCAGTGGTCTGCAGGGCCAGAAGGTCGTGCAGGACGACGACAAGTTCTTCGTCATGGCGTTCCAGGGTGTGCTGTGTCTGTTCCTGCTCGAGATGGGGATGACGGCATCGCGGAAGTTGAAGGACCTGAGAACGGCGGGGCCCGGATTCATCTTCTTTGCCGTGCTGGCCCCGAATGTCTTTGCCACACTGGGGATCTTCGTCGCCTGCGCCTATGCCAGCGTGACCCATACCGACTTCAAGACGGGCACGTATGTGCTGTTCGCGGTCTTGTGCGGTGCGGCGTCCTACATCGCCGTGCCCGCGGTCCAGCGACTGGCAATCCCGGAAGCGAGTCCGACCTTGCCGCTCGCGGCGTCGCTCGGTCTGACGCTCTCCTACAACGTCACGATCGGAATCCCGCTCTACATCGAGATCGCCCGCGTCATCGAACAGTGGTTCGGCGTTTGA